One region of Armigeres subalbatus isolate Guangzhou_Male chromosome 3, GZ_Asu_2, whole genome shotgun sequence genomic DNA includes:
- the LOC134226454 gene encoding pachytene checkpoint protein 2 homolog has product MEPINIEIACTRGFNKKSPDADLIRAIRLYLTEHKTLPRDHVFKVIYPNVESVTICNPLEEQNLRTDLRMFIYQLNDESSEEETIRQDGDEVQIANHWLLPARDFHGIWESLIYEEDLKHDLLSFMQTTMLFSRKKVNSNLIACNRLILLHGPPGTGKTSLCKALAQKLAARMSEDYNHSHLIEINSHSLFSKWFSESGKLVQKVFDQIHDLCQDRMALVCVLVDEVESIAFARDAISNNEPSDSIRVVNAVLTQLDRIRKYPNVFVLATSNLTGSIDLAFLDRADIVQYIGNPSRAAIYEIYRTTLRNLQEVGIVTDQEELPELKDSEISVVGKNMKSLAEISVGMSGRSMRKVPFLAHALFVKQEKTSLLKFLSAMKSTVRKIKNDMKMIKVKSMVSDASTGGDSGNFEGSLMNGAISVDQESLGPLH; this is encoded by the exons ATGGAGCCCATCAATATCGAAATTGCGTGTACCAGAGG CTTTAACAAAAAGTCTCCTGATGCGGATCTTATCCGGGCAATACGTTTGTACCTGACCGAACACAAAACACTGCCAAGGGATCACGTGTTCAAGGTGATCTATCCTAATGTAGAAAGTGTCACAATATGCAATCCCCTGGAGGAACAGAATCTTCGCACCGACCTGCGGATGTTCATCTATCAGCTGAACGACGAGTCCAGCGAGGAGGAAACCATTCGCCAAGATGGGGATGAGGTACAGATTGCTAATCATTGGCTACTGCCGGCGCGGGATTTCCACGGCATATGGGAAAGTTTGATCTACGAAGAGGATCTGAAGCACGATCTGCTGAGTTTCATGCAGACAACGATGCTGTTCTCGCGGAAGAAGGTCAACTCTAATTTGATTGCTTGCAATAG ATTGATTTTGCTGCATGGACCACCAGGAACAGGAAAAACCAGCCTATGCAAGGCCCTCGCTCAAAAACTTGCCGCTCGAATGAGCGAAGATTACAATCATTCCCATCTAATCGAAATCAACAGCCACAGCTTGTTCTCGAAATGGTTTTCGGAAAGTGGAAAGCTCGTTCAGAAAGTGTTCGACCAAATTCACGATCTGTGCCAGGACAGAATGGCCTTGGTGTGCGTCCTGGTTGACGAGGTCGAATCGATCGCTTTCGCTCGGGATGCCATCTCCAATAATGAGCCCAGCGATAGCATTCGTGTGGTGAATGCTGTGTTGACTCAGCTGGATCGCATCCGAAAGTATCCGAACGTATTTGTGCTGGCCACCTCAAATCTTACCGGTAGCATTGATCTTGCCTTTTTGGATCGTGCGGACATTGTTCAGTACATTGGCAACCCCAGTCGAGCGGCAATCTATGAAATCTATCGAACGACATTGAGGAATCTACAGGAGGTTGGAATCGTAACGGATCAGGAAGAGCTACCAGAGCTGAAGGACTCCGAAATTAGTGTGGTAGGCAAAAATATGAAGTCTTTGGCAGAGATCAGCGTGGGAATGAGTGGTCGGAGCATGCGAAAGGTGCCGTTTTTGGCACATGCCTTGTTTGTAAAGCAGGAAAAGACATCCTTGCTGAAATTTCTGAGTGCCATGAAAAGTACCGTACGAAAAATCAAGAACGACATGAAAATGATAAAAGTGAAATCGATGGTGTCTGATGCGTCGACGGGAGGAGATTCTGGTAATTTTGAAGGCAGTTTGATGAATGGAGCAATTAGTGTAGATCAGGAATCGTTGGGTCCTTTGCATTGA
- the LOC134225445 gene encoding probable RNA-binding protein CG14230 → MPTHRLFVGNIPAGTGEDELKQEFSAYGSVKAIDLKTKPNPLTNSVDTFAFVNVELDERTLWQCINEFRQQQYKGVYLNVSKAKESFLDRLKREREEAEVAKQTSDILNPYKKAEGQKSEEKFVVPLPALPTIKKEVESSSSESEVEDEVPVPAPVRRPIVSQKKTPNDEDDQLVRKWNQETYIEHGKLKIVPITGQVKEVIDKSKNRQQQPEKQLDEKARLADIKRKQGLTKLQGAYDRQKLAIQAALAGNEASNRKKIVFDDDEPAAGKKLKLSLFDADDTEDRFTGNFAVKKELAENTEEGQRLYDMQTQFHGDSRFKLDERFLADDDSAAGRKKKRVLEREKASMDSTSAIKVNNPERKKQLEILSKVTGREIYDREQFKKDEAGPKGMHRFDPSIREETPILEPKKIKKEPTEEEVLAVKRAERSDEVFQVTEDKFFKVSDNLTQAIGSSSGGFSLLSMFGSVPVDNKDVEEEEQVQDKPMFSDARFKYESSASEDEEDDQLPEPEEVVQVVPQEDDSKKKKKKGGYFSKQGIWKESFFFLPNDARFEEGRKFFMEFASSAAEASASKEEQAKDIRKIFKKRRMRETKNVNQLRARRGQKLMKGRKK, encoded by the exons ATGCCCACCCATCGTTTGTTCGTAGGGAACATTCCCGCGGGAACCGGTGAGGATGAGCTAAAGCAGGAATTTTCCGCCTACGGCTCAGTGAAGGCGATAGACCTcaaaaccaaacccaatccactAACCAACTCTGTGGACACTTTTGCCTTCGTCAACGTTGAACTGGATGAACGAACCCTGTGGCAGTGTATCAATGAATTCCGGCAGCAACAGTACAAAGGCGTTTATCTGAATGTGTCAAAGGCTAAGGAGTCATTCTTGGATCGGTTGAAAAGGGAACGAGAAGAGGCAGAGGTGGCCAAACAAACCAGCGATATACTTAATCCTTACAAGAAAGCTGAAGGGCAGAAGTCAGAGGAAAAGTTTGTTGTGCCACTTCCAGCTTTGCCAACAATTAAAAAGGAAGTCGAAAGCTCCAGCTCTGAATCAGAGGTGGAAGATGAAGTGCCAGTTCCGGCTCCTGTTCGACGACCAATCGTTTCACAAAAGAAAACTCCGAATGATGAGGACGATCAGCTTGTGCGAAAGTGGAACCAAGAGACGTACATTGAGCATGGAAAACTGAAAATCGTCCCCATTACCGGTCAGGTGAAGGAAGTGATCGATAAGAGCAAAAATCGTCAGCAGCAACCGGAGAAGCAACTAGATGAAAAGGCCCGTTTAGCAGACATAAAGCGAAAGCAGGGCTTGACGAAACTGCAGGGTGCCTATGATCGGCAAAAGTTGGCCATCCAAGCGGCGCTGGCCGGAAATGAGGCAAGTAATCGAAAGAAGATTGTGTTCGACGATGATGAGCCTGCGGCTGGGAAGAAATTGAAGCTGTCGCTATTTGACGCAGATGACACCGAGGATAGATTCACGGGCAACTTTGCGGTTAAAAAAGAATTGGCCGAGAACA cggaGGAAGGTCAACGACTGTATGACATGCAAACGCAATTTCACGGTGATTCGCGTTTCAAGTTGGATGAGCGCTTCCTAGCTGACGACGATTCAGCAGCGGGCCGAAAAAAGAAAAGAGTACTTGAGCGGGAAAAAGCTTCTATGGATTCAACTAGCGCAATCAAAGTAAACAATCCGGAGCGCAAAAAGCAGTTGGAGATTCTTTCGAAAGTGACCGGAAGGGAAATTTACGATAGAGAGCAGTTCAAAAAGGATGAAGCTGGACCAAAAGGAATGCACCGGTTTGATCCATCGATCAGAGAAGAAACACCAATATTGGAAcccaagaaaattaaaaaagagCCAACTGAAGAGGAAGTATTGGCGGTGAAGAGAGCGGAAAGGTCCGATGAGGTGTTTCAAGTGACGGAGGATAAATTCTTTAAGGTTTCTGACAATTTGACTCAGGCGATCGGATCAAGCTCAGGAGGATTCAGTCTACTTTCGATGTTTGGTTCTGTTCCCGTGGATAACAAAGATGTCGAAGAAGAGGAACAAGTTCAAGACAAACCAATGTTCAGCGATGCCCGGTTCAAGTACGAATCCTCGGCTAGTGAGGACGAAGAAGATGATCAATTGCCTGAACCAGAGGAagtggtacaagttgtaccgcAGGAGGATGATtccaagaagaaaaaaaagaagggtGGATATTTTTCGAAACAAGGCATCTGGAAGGAGAGTTttttctttctgccaaatgatgcTCGATTTGAAGAAGGTAGGAAGTTTTTCATGGAGTTTGCAAGCTCGGCAGCGGAGGCCAGTGCTAGCAAAGAAGAGCAAGCCAAGGATATTAGGAAGATTTTTAAGAAGCGAAGAATGCGTGAGACGAAAAACGTAAACCAATTAAGAGCCAGACGTGGCCAGAAGTTGATGAAGGGGAGGAAGAAATAG
- the LOC134227822 gene encoding carboxypeptidase Q-like, producing MLLRFALTLLLIGGIAAVPVKETNSCELSEDLLYEIRSYGPIVHKIINEIVRGQFAGQTWQSLAELTDTFGPRMSGSQQLEDSIDYAIREMIRDGLENVRTEEASVPHWVRGYEKAYLVEPNRLELPLLGLGLSVGTPLGGITADVIVVESFEELEAMPDESVEGKIVVFVPQWVSYGVTGQYRYRGATVAAKKGALASLIRSVTQFSIGSPHTGVQTYEENVTKIPTACITVEHAEMLLRKYRRGEKLRIYLEMDNEDRGMFTSRNTIGELEGLVYRNSSVVVVSGHLDSWDVGLGAMDDAAGVMISWKALTYLKAMGLRPRRTLRALLFTGEEQGVWGAHQYYEEHKENGEDEFNFFFESDIGTFDPRGFNMAGNDEARCIFQEIVKLMNPLGDMQVTESSNGGPDIADWNNAGYPGAGLLTANERYFWFHHTAGDSMLVQDPVEMDRCAALWAATAYVVADLSIPMPKTVVKN from the exons ATGCTGTTACGATTCGCATTGACACTTCTCTTGATCGGGGGCATCGCTGCTGTTCCGGTCAAGGAGACCAACAGTTGTGAGCTCTCCGAGGATCTTTTGTACGAAATCCGTAGCTACGGACCGATTGTGCACAAAATAATAAACGAAATAGTGCGCGGCCAATTCGCTGGCCAGACATGGCAAAGCTTAGCCGAGTTGACGGATACGTTTGGGCCGCGTATGAGTGGATCGCAACAACTGGAGGACTCTATTGATTACGCCATTCGCGAGATGATCCGTGATGGCCTGGAAAACGTTCGTACCGAGGAAGCCAGCGTACCGCACTGGGTACGAGGTTACGAAAAAGCCTATCTAGTGGAACCGAACCGTTTGGAGCTGCCACTTTTAGGCCTGGGTTTGTCAGTTGGAACTCCGTTGGGCGGAATAACTGCAGATGTGATTGTAGTGGAGTCATTTGAGGAATTGGAAGCAATGCCTGATGAAAGCGTCGAGGGAAAGATTGTGGTATTCGTTCCACAGTGGGTGAGTTACGGCGTCACTGGACAGTATCGATACCGAGGTGCAACCGTTGCAGCCAAAAAAGGAGCATTGGCCAGTCTAATAAGGTCCGTTACTCAATTTTCCATTGGATCGCCGCATACTGGTGTCCAAACTTATGAAGAAAATGTTACAAAAATTCCCACTGCTTGTATTACGGTTGAACACGCGGAAATGTTGTTACGCAAGTATCGTCGAGGAGAGAAATTGCGTATTTATTTGGAGATGGACAACGAAGATCGAGGAATGTTCACTTCTCGGAATACGATTGGCGAGTTGGAGGGCTTGGTGTATCGCAACAGTTCAGTGGTGGTCGTGTCAGGTCACTTGGACAGCTGGGATGTTGGACTAGGGGCGATGGACGACGCTGCTGGTGTGATGATATCTTGGAAAGCTTTGACCTACTTGAAAGCGATGGGGCTCAGGCCACGTCGTACACTAAGAGCGCTTCTTTTCACTGGTGAGGAGCAAGGCGTTTGGGGTGCTCACCAGTATTACGAAGAACACAAAGAAAACGGAGAAGACGAATTCAACTTTTTCTTCGAGTCAGATATCGGTACATTTGATCCACGCGGATTCAATATGGCAGGCAATGACGAAGCGAGGTgtattttccaagaaattgtGAA ATTGATGAATCCACTTGGCGACATGCAAGTGACAGAATCCTCTAATGGTGGACCAGACATAGCGGACTGGAACAACGCTGGATATCCTGGAGCTGGTTTGCTTACTGCAAATGAGAGATATTTTTG GTTCCACCATACGGCCGGCGATAGCATGCTAGTACAAGATCCAGTAGAAATGGATAGATGCGCTGCACTCTGGGCGGCTACCGCATATGTTGTTGCTGATTTGAGCATTCCCATGCCTAAGACGGTAGTGAAGAATTAA
- the LOC134227540 gene encoding uncharacterized protein LOC134227540, with protein MVTSRSKLVLLLVGSLLLLALQVLAGVLDNRVDQYAFSGRSDDGGSCKLPDNLIQEIKGYQPIVDKIITKIVDGEFAGQTWQSLANLVDTFGARPAGSDQLEKAIESYRSAITLLNAAYKLLSQILCRRLAPREFVRQYQAGFMGECSNTNQVFAIRQVLQKLKD; from the coding sequence ATGGTAACATCACGTTCCAAATTGGTTCTTCTGCTCGTGGGCAGTTTGCTTCTCCTGGCGCTGCAAGTTCTAGCTGGAGTATTGGACAATCGCGTCGATCAATACGCATTCAGCGGACGTAGTGATGATGGTGGATCGTGCAAATTGCCAGACAATTTGATACAGGAGATCAAAGGCTATCAGCCAATTGTGGACAAAATCATCACCAAGATCGTAGATGGAGAATTCGCCGGTCAGACTTGGCAAAGTCTGGCGAATTTGGTTGATACTTTCGGTGCGCGGCCTGCCGGATCGGATCAATTGGAAAAAGCTATCGAAAGCTATCGaagcgcaatcacattgctgaacgccgcctacaagctactctcccaaattttatgccgtcgtcTAGCACCAAGGgagttcgtgaggcagtaccaggcgggttttatgggcgaatgcTCCAACAcgaaccaggtgttcgccattcgccaagtactgcagaaattaAAAGATTAA